The Desulfuromonas versatilis genome has a segment encoding these proteins:
- the ptsP gene encoding phosphoenolpyruvate--protein phosphotransferase — protein MPQRSSNQLGVTTLEDISALILQSHDLTETLRNIVTLVAKRMGTEVCSIYLIEEDGETLRLRASKGLSRRAVGKVALKIGEGLTGLAAEQRRVVAIQEPQSHPRYRYFKETGEERFHSFLGIPLFDRKTPIGVIAIQTKATRQFSSEEISALSTIAFQVSSIVVNARLLDSIRLKEEETSRFARELEQTRKSFLNDSRPAGEVREKALRGRVAYPGVVSGLAHVMDEKLGFTDILDEAGVDVGKERERLEAALEKTRIQTIFLEKRVAERLSQDDAAIFHTHLMILEDRGVLEKIHREIDSGHSAPYALKKIFGDYIDAFKRMEDPYLRERAADMEDIGRRLLANLAGQESHVLHLKGPGILVAREILPSDMAALDHEQIRGIVTEAGEQNSHAVIMAKSLGIPALVAVRGALKEVVPDENLILDANSGYLYVAPTQRVIEEYHRLEEDCSREQHKLEEFREQQGRTSDGIRVVLRANIGLISDIDVALRNGANGVGLYRTEFPYMTRASFPDRDEQYHLYRRVVEGFGGQPVTIRTLDIGGDKALPYFSPPREENPFMGWRSVRVSLDNRDIFRTQIEAILMAGQHGPVKMLFPMISSLEEIRACKAVIAEARANLRREGVGFAEEIPLGVMIEVPAAVMLAPQLALEVDFFALGTNDLIQYMLAADRNNPLVNKYYDPLHPAVLGALRQVTRVAKKLEKGLCLCGEMGSDPITFLALVGMGIREFSMPSPFIPRTKALLKTISAREARRASKEILAMADSQQIRAYLQRELKKSG, from the coding sequence ATGCCCCAGCGTTCGAGCAATCAACTCGGTGTAACCACCCTGGAGGACATCAGCGCCCTCATCCTCCAGTCACACGACCTGACCGAGACCCTGCGCAACATCGTCACCCTGGTCGCCAAGCGGATGGGTACCGAGGTATGCTCGATCTACCTGATCGAGGAAGACGGCGAGACCCTGCGCCTGCGGGCGAGCAAGGGCCTTTCGCGCAGAGCGGTGGGCAAGGTCGCCCTGAAGATCGGCGAGGGCCTCACCGGCCTGGCCGCCGAGCAACGCCGGGTGGTCGCCATCCAGGAACCGCAGAGCCACCCCCGCTACCGCTATTTCAAGGAAACCGGTGAGGAACGCTTCCACTCCTTTCTCGGCATCCCCCTGTTCGACCGCAAGACTCCCATCGGGGTCATCGCCATCCAGACCAAGGCCACCCGCCAGTTCAGCAGCGAGGAGATCAGCGCCCTCTCGACCATCGCCTTTCAAGTCTCCTCCATCGTGGTCAACGCCCGCCTGCTCGACTCCATCCGCCTCAAAGAGGAGGAAACCAGCCGCTTTGCCCGGGAACTGGAGCAGACCCGCAAATCGTTCCTGAACGACAGCCGCCCCGCGGGCGAGGTGCGGGAAAAAGCCCTGCGCGGCCGGGTTGCCTACCCCGGGGTGGTTTCCGGACTGGCCCATGTGATGGACGAAAAACTCGGCTTCACCGACATCCTCGACGAAGCCGGGGTCGACGTCGGCAAAGAGCGCGAGCGCCTCGAGGCGGCCCTCGAGAAAACCCGCATCCAGACCATCTTCCTGGAAAAACGCGTGGCCGAGCGCCTTTCCCAAGACGATGCCGCCATCTTCCACACCCACCTGATGATTCTCGAGGATCGGGGGGTTCTGGAAAAGATCCATCGCGAGATCGACAGCGGGCACAGCGCCCCCTATGCGCTGAAGAAGATCTTCGGCGACTACATCGACGCCTTCAAACGCATGGAAGATCCTTACCTGCGCGAGCGGGCCGCGGACATGGAGGATATCGGCCGGCGCCTGCTGGCCAATCTCGCCGGGCAGGAAAGTCATGTGCTGCACCTGAAGGGGCCGGGCATCCTGGTCGCCAGGGAGATTCTCCCCTCGGATATGGCGGCGCTGGACCATGAACAGATTCGCGGCATCGTCACCGAGGCGGGCGAGCAGAACTCACACGCGGTGATCATGGCCAAGTCCCTGGGCATACCGGCGCTGGTCGCGGTGCGCGGCGCGCTCAAGGAGGTCGTTCCCGACGAGAACCTGATCCTCGACGCCAACTCGGGGTATCTCTACGTGGCGCCGACCCAGCGGGTCATCGAGGAGTATCACCGACTCGAGGAGGATTGTAGCCGCGAGCAGCACAAGCTCGAGGAATTCCGGGAGCAGCAGGGCCGGACCAGCGACGGGATCCGGGTGGTGCTGCGGGCCAACATCGGCCTGATAAGCGACATCGACGTGGCGCTGCGCAACGGCGCCAACGGGGTCGGGCTCTATCGGACCGAGTTCCCCTACATGACCCGGGCCAGCTTCCCCGACCGGGACGAACAGTACCATCTCTACCGCCGGGTGGTGGAGGGATTCGGCGGCCAGCCGGTCACCATCCGCACCCTGGATATCGGCGGCGACAAGGCCCTGCCCTACTTCAGCCCGCCCCGGGAGGAGAACCCCTTCATGGGGTGGCGCTCGGTGCGGGTTTCCCTCGACAACCGGGATATTTTCCGCACTCAGATCGAGGCGATACTCATGGCCGGCCAGCACGGCCCGGTGAAGATGCTGTTCCCGATGATCTCCAGCCTGGAGGAGATCCGCGCCTGCAAGGCGGTGATCGCCGAAGCGCGGGCCAACCTGCGGCGCGAAGGGGTCGGCTTTGCCGAAGAGATCCCGCTGGGGGTGATGATCGAGGTGCCCGCGGCGGTGATGCTCGCCCCGCAACTGGCCCTGGAGGTAGATTTTTTCGCTCTGGGGACCAACGACCTGATCCAGTACATGCTCGCCGCGGATCGCAACAACCCCCTGGTCAACAAGTATTACGACCCGCTGCACCCGGCGGTGCTGGGCGCCCTGCGGCAGGTCACCCGGGTGGCGAAGAAACTGGAGAAGGGGCTGTGCCTGTGCGGCGAGATGGGCTCGGACCCGATCACCTTTCTGGCCCTGGTCGGCATGGGGATCCGCGAATTCTCCATGCCCTCGCCCTTCATCCCCCGTACCAAGGCGCTGCTGAAAACCATTTCGGCCCGCGAGGCCCGCCGGGCCAGCAAGGAGATCCTGGCCATGGCCGACAGCCAGCAGATCCGCGCCTATCTGCAGCGGGAGTTGAAGAAGTCGGGGTAA
- a CDS encoding ABC transporter ATP-binding protein translates to MQPLLDVRDLKTYFFTSSGLVKAIGGIDFSIGEGETLALVGESGCGKSMTALSLLRLVPPPGKIVEGEIFFRGEDLLHIPEAEMRRIRGNQIAMIFQEPMTSLNPVFRIERQIGEVLRLHKGLDAAAARDAAIDLLHQVGIPSPEQRVREYPHQLSGGMRQRVMIAMALACDPRLLIADEPTTALDVTIQAQIMELLLHLKQERNMATLLITHDLGVVAESADRVAIMYGGLMMEYAPVEAIFASPRHPYTQGLLACIPRLGEKRRRLQPISGQVPSPENLPPGCSFLERCPEAFAPCRQKLPPLREVAPGHLVRCWKD, encoded by the coding sequence ATGCAACCGCTGCTCGATGTCCGCGACCTGAAAACCTACTTCTTCACCTCAAGCGGCCTGGTCAAGGCCATCGGCGGCATCGATTTCAGCATCGGCGAGGGAGAGACCCTCGCCCTGGTGGGCGAATCGGGTTGCGGCAAGTCGATGACGGCCCTCTCCCTGCTGCGCTTGGTCCCCCCCCCGGGCAAGATCGTCGAAGGCGAGATCTTTTTCCGGGGCGAAGACCTGCTGCACATCCCCGAAGCGGAGATGCGGCGTATCCGCGGCAACCAGATCGCCATGATCTTCCAGGAACCGATGACCAGCCTTAATCCGGTGTTCCGGATCGAGCGCCAGATCGGCGAGGTGCTGCGCCTGCACAAGGGACTCGACGCCGCGGCGGCCCGTGATGCCGCCATCGACCTGCTGCACCAGGTCGGCATCCCCTCTCCGGAGCAGCGGGTGCGCGAATACCCCCATCAGCTCTCCGGGGGCATGCGCCAGCGCGTGATGATCGCCATGGCACTCGCCTGCGACCCCAGGCTGCTCATCGCCGACGAGCCGACCACGGCCCTGGACGTCACCATCCAGGCCCAGATCATGGAGCTGCTGCTGCACCTCAAGCAGGAACGCAACATGGCCACACTGCTCATCACCCACGATCTCGGCGTGGTGGCCGAGTCGGCCGACCGGGTAGCCATCATGTACGGCGGGCTGATGATGGAATACGCGCCGGTGGAGGCCATTTTCGCCTCGCCTCGCCACCCGTACACCCAGGGGCTGCTGGCCTGCATCCCGCGCCTCGGCGAAAAACGCAGACGTCTGCAGCCGATTTCCGGGCAGGTGCCCAGCCCGGAAAATCTCCCCCCGGGCTGCTCCTTCCTGGAGCGCTGCCCCGAAGCCTTCGCCCCCTGCCGGCAAAAGCTCCCGCCGCTGCGTGAAGTCGCCCCCGGACACCTGGTCCGCTGCTGGAAGGACTGA
- a CDS encoding sigma 54-interacting transcriptional regulator yields the protein MGPIKTVKERCRKCYSCVRNCPVKAIKVNQNWAEVIHERCIGCGKCIRVCSQQAKVIADCIEETQRLLGGQNDVVAVLGCSFPAFFNDVRPGQLVTGLKRLGFKEVHEGASGVELLVDEYAGLLNQPGDAPRITTHCPTIVDLIERHYPQLLRNLMPLVSPMVAIGRFIKARRGKQTRVVYISSCIAGKFEIEGEQVAGAIDTVLTYRELGQMLRERSFDLARLPDSTFDGLMPQRGRLFPISGGPYQAFGVKDDFFNPEYLATEGEQNALEIIKDLSARRINPKLVDIRFCNGGCIGGPGKNNRLTTFSKRNLIHQYFQNQEIPYATAAHYQQVSRSPELRRSFSNKHTRLELPGGQSIRQILQSTNKFVEQDELDCGACGYATCREHAVAVYQGLAEGAMCLPYSLKRLEEDRFNLAQKYELAQRALAQEYGESEIVGKDQRTLEILSLIKQVGPTPTTVLIRGESGTGKELTARAIHQTSHRAEKPLVAVNCTTLTDSLLESELFGHKKGAFTGAIADKKGLFEAACGGTIFLDEIGDITPKLQAELLRVLDHGEIKPVGGNTPIKVDVRLIAATNKNLERGVAEGWFREDLFYRLNVFTITMPPLRSRLESLQELVHMFLDRSSKRINKTIVGIEDRAINAMLRYPWPGNIRELQNIIERASVLTQDNIIRLENLPVVFAELALNDKGAALNQSDFRGQREKHLGHIEKGLLKRYLEQTGGNVSEAARKAQIPRRTFYRLLDRHGLKGGDFKAEKR from the coding sequence ATGGGTCCGATCAAGACAGTCAAGGAGCGCTGCCGCAAATGCTACTCCTGCGTGCGCAACTGCCCGGTCAAGGCGATCAAGGTTAACCAGAACTGGGCCGAGGTGATCCACGAGCGCTGCATCGGCTGCGGCAAGTGCATCCGGGTCTGCTCGCAGCAGGCCAAGGTGATCGCCGACTGCATCGAGGAGACCCAACGCCTGCTTGGCGGCCAGAACGACGTGGTGGCGGTCCTCGGCTGCTCCTTTCCGGCCTTTTTCAATGACGTGCGCCCCGGCCAACTGGTCACCGGACTCAAGCGCCTCGGCTTCAAGGAGGTCCACGAAGGAGCCAGCGGGGTCGAACTGCTGGTGGACGAGTACGCCGGTCTGCTGAACCAGCCTGGGGATGCGCCCCGAATCACCACCCACTGTCCGACCATCGTCGACCTGATCGAGCGGCACTACCCGCAGCTGCTGCGCAACCTGATGCCGCTGGTCTCGCCCATGGTGGCCATCGGCCGGTTCATCAAGGCGCGCCGCGGCAAGCAGACCCGGGTGGTCTACATCAGCTCGTGCATCGCGGGGAAATTCGAGATCGAAGGGGAACAGGTGGCAGGCGCCATCGACACGGTGCTGACCTACCGGGAACTGGGCCAGATGCTGCGCGAGCGCTCTTTTGACCTGGCCCGGCTGCCCGATTCGACCTTCGACGGCCTCATGCCGCAGAGGGGCAGGCTGTTTCCGATCTCCGGCGGCCCTTACCAGGCTTTCGGGGTCAAGGACGACTTCTTCAATCCCGAATACCTGGCGACCGAAGGGGAACAAAACGCCCTGGAAATCATCAAGGACCTCTCGGCCCGCCGCATCAACCCCAAGCTGGTAGACATCCGCTTCTGCAACGGCGGCTGCATCGGGGGGCCCGGCAAGAACAACCGCCTGACCACCTTCTCCAAACGCAACCTGATTCATCAATACTTTCAGAATCAGGAGATCCCCTACGCCACCGCCGCGCACTACCAGCAGGTCAGTCGCTCCCCGGAGCTGCGGCGCAGCTTCAGCAACAAGCACACCCGCCTGGAGCTGCCCGGCGGTCAGAGCATCCGCCAGATCCTCCAGTCGACCAACAAGTTCGTCGAGCAGGACGAGCTCGACTGCGGCGCCTGCGGCTACGCAACCTGCCGCGAGCACGCCGTGGCCGTCTACCAGGGGCTGGCCGAAGGGGCGATGTGCCTGCCCTACTCGCTGAAACGGCTCGAAGAGGACCGCTTCAACCTGGCCCAGAAGTATGAACTGGCCCAACGCGCCCTGGCCCAGGAGTACGGCGAATCGGAGATCGTCGGCAAGGACCAGCGGACCCTGGAGATCCTCAGCCTGATCAAGCAGGTCGGCCCCACCCCGACTACCGTGCTGATCCGCGGCGAAAGCGGCACCGGCAAAGAACTGACCGCCCGCGCCATCCACCAGACCAGTCACCGGGCCGAGAAACCCCTGGTGGCGGTCAACTGCACCACTCTCACCGACAGCCTGCTGGAGAGTGAGCTCTTCGGCCACAAAAAGGGCGCCTTTACCGGGGCGATCGCCGACAAGAAGGGCCTGTTCGAGGCGGCCTGCGGGGGGACCATTTTCCTCGACGAGATCGGCGACATCACCCCCAAGCTGCAGGCCGAACTGCTGCGGGTGCTCGACCACGGCGAAATCAAGCCCGTTGGCGGAAACACGCCGATCAAGGTCGATGTCCGCCTGATCGCCGCAACCAACAAGAACCTCGAGCGGGGCGTTGCCGAAGGATGGTTTCGCGAGGACCTGTTCTACCGGCTCAACGTCTTTACCATCACCATGCCGCCGCTGCGCAGCCGTCTGGAATCCCTGCAGGAGCTGGTTCACATGTTCCTGGACCGCTCCAGCAAACGGATCAACAAGACCATCGTCGGCATCGAGGACCGCGCCATAAACGCCATGCTGCGCTACCCCTGGCCGGGCAACATCCGGGAATTGCAGAATATTATCGAGAGGGCGTCGGTGTTGACCCAGGACAACATCATCCGCCTGGAAAATCTGCCCGTGGTGTTTGCCGAACTGGCCCTGAATGACAAGGGGGCCGCCCTGAACCAGTCCGATTTCCGCGGCCAACGGGAAAAACATCTCGGGCATATCGAAAAAGGGCTCCTCAAGCGCTACCTTGAGCAGACCGGCGGCAATGTCTCAGAGGCGGCGCGCAAGGCGCAGATCCCCAGGCGAACCTTCTATCGCCTGCTCGACCGGCACGGCCTCAAGGGCGGGGATTTCAAAGCCGAAAAGCGGTAA
- a CDS encoding ABC transporter ATP-binding protein, with product MEPLLEVHDLHKSFTVSPGPLGGARRRLRAVDGVSFSLLPGETLGLVGESGCGKSTTGKLIMRLLDADSGQVLFRGKQILSLPPGQMRPIRREMQMIFQDPYSSLNPRMRVGDIVGEPLKIHGLARGEELRAEVLRLLETVGLGEAHLGRYPHEFSGGQRQRIGIARALAVRPSLIIADEPVSALDLSIQAQVVNLLQDIQEQFGLTYLFIAHDLSVIEHISDRVAVMYLGRIVELSEAEELYRAPRHPYTEALLNAVPVPDPSLRRPRKLLGGEVPSPINPPTGCHFHPRCPYAREICREAYPPLEDKGGGHLAACHFSGEVGKFRKDRS from the coding sequence ATGGAACCGCTGCTCGAGGTCCACGACCTGCACAAATCCTTCACCGTGTCCCCCGGCCCCCTGGGAGGCGCCCGGCGCCGACTTCGGGCCGTGGACGGGGTCTCCTTCTCCCTGCTCCCCGGAGAAACCCTGGGCCTGGTTGGGGAATCGGGGTGCGGCAAGTCGACCACCGGCAAACTGATCATGCGCCTGCTCGACGCCGACTCCGGCCAGGTGCTGTTTCGCGGCAAGCAGATCCTGTCGCTGCCACCGGGCCAGATGCGGCCGATTCGTCGCGAAATGCAGATGATCTTCCAGGACCCCTACTCCTCGCTGAACCCGCGGATGCGGGTCGGCGACATCGTCGGCGAGCCGCTGAAGATTCACGGCCTTGCCCGGGGGGAGGAGCTGCGCGCCGAGGTGCTGCGCCTTCTGGAAACCGTCGGCCTCGGCGAGGCGCACCTGGGCCGCTACCCCCATGAATTTTCCGGCGGCCAGCGCCAGCGCATCGGCATCGCCCGCGCCCTGGCCGTGCGCCCCAGCCTGATCATCGCCGACGAACCGGTCTCCGCCCTCGACCTTTCCATCCAGGCCCAGGTGGTCAACCTGCTGCAGGACATCCAGGAGCAGTTCGGCCTGACCTACCTGTTCATAGCCCACGACCTCTCGGTCATCGAACACATCAGCGACCGGGTCGCGGTCATGTACCTGGGGAGGATCGTCGAACTCTCCGAAGCGGAAGAACTCTACCGCGCCCCCCGCCACCCCTACACCGAAGCGCTGCTCAACGCCGTGCCGGTGCCCGATCCGAGCCTTCGCCGCCCCCGGAAACTGCTCGGCGGGGAGGTCCCCTCCCCCATCAACCCGCCGACCGGCTGCCACTTTCACCCCCGCTGCCCCTATGCCCGGGAGATCTGCAGGGAAGCCTATCCGCCCCTCGAGGACAAAGGCGGCGGGCATCTCGCCGCCTGTCACTTCAGCGGTGAGGTAGGAAAGTTTCGGAAAGACAGGAGTTAG